A single region of the Streptomyces vilmorinianum genome encodes:
- a CDS encoding anthranilate synthase component I, whose product MDLETFRKLAADRRVIPVSRRLLADGDTPVGLYRKLAAERPGTFLLESAENGRSWSRYSFIGVRSDATLTVENGQAHWLGTPPVGVPVDGDPLQALRATVEALHTPRDLASGMPPFTGGMVGYLGYDIVRRLERIGDSTRDDLELPELTMLLTSDLAVLDHWDGSVLLIANAINHNDLETGVDEAYADAVTRLDAMEADLARPVATVPAALPPSELPEFSALWGGKSHPSPDHHPSTSRSAAPNFLDAVEDIKERIRAGEAFQVVPSQRFETPCHASALDVYRVLRATNPSPYMYLFRFENGFDVVGSSPEALVKVEDGQAMVHPIAGTRHRGATPQEDHDLAEELLADPKERAEHLMLVDLGRNDLGRVCEPGSVEVVDFMSIERYSHVMHIVSTVTGRVAEGRTAFDVLTACFPAGTLSGAPKPRAMQIIEELEPSRRGLYGGCVGYLDFAGDSDTAIAIRTALLRDGTAYVQAGAGVVADSDPVAEDNECRNKAAAVLRAVHTANRMNGA is encoded by the coding sequence ATGGATCTCGAGACCTTCCGCAAGCTGGCGGCCGACCGCCGCGTGATTCCCGTCAGCCGCCGGCTCCTCGCGGACGGCGACACCCCGGTCGGGCTCTACCGCAAGCTCGCCGCCGAACGCCCCGGTACCTTCCTCCTCGAATCCGCCGAGAACGGCCGCTCCTGGTCGCGCTACTCCTTCATCGGCGTCCGCAGCGACGCCACACTCACCGTGGAGAACGGTCAGGCGCACTGGCTCGGCACCCCGCCCGTCGGCGTGCCCGTGGACGGTGACCCCCTCCAGGCCCTGCGTGCCACCGTCGAGGCCCTCCACACCCCCCGCGACCTGGCCTCCGGCATGCCGCCCTTCACCGGCGGCATGGTCGGCTACCTCGGCTACGACATCGTCCGCCGCCTGGAGCGCATCGGGGACTCCACCCGGGACGACCTGGAGCTCCCCGAGCTGACCATGCTGCTCACCAGCGACCTCGCCGTCCTGGACCACTGGGACGGCTCGGTGCTGCTGATCGCCAACGCGATCAACCACAACGACCTGGAGACCGGCGTCGACGAGGCGTACGCGGACGCCGTCACCCGCCTCGACGCGATGGAGGCCGACCTGGCCCGCCCGGTCGCCACCGTCCCCGCCGCGCTCCCGCCCTCCGAGCTGCCGGAGTTCTCCGCCCTGTGGGGCGGCAAGTCCCACCCGTCGCCCGACCACCACCCCTCAACGAGCCGCTCCGCGGCGCCCAATTTTCTGGACGCCGTCGAGGACATCAAGGAGCGGATCCGGGCCGGCGAGGCCTTCCAGGTGGTCCCCTCGCAGCGCTTCGAGACCCCGTGCCACGCCTCGGCGCTCGACGTGTACCGGGTGCTGCGGGCCACCAACCCGTCCCCGTACATGTACCTCTTCCGCTTCGAGAACGGCTTCGACGTCGTCGGGTCCAGCCCGGAGGCGCTGGTCAAGGTCGAGGACGGGCAGGCGATGGTCCACCCCATCGCCGGCACCCGGCACCGCGGAGCCACCCCGCAGGAGGACCACGACCTCGCCGAGGAGCTGCTCGCCGACCCCAAGGAGCGGGCCGAGCACCTGATGCTCGTCGACCTCGGCCGCAACGACCTCGGACGGGTCTGCGAGCCGGGATCGGTGGAGGTCGTCGACTTCATGTCGATCGAGCGGTACTCGCACGTCATGCACATCGTCTCGACGGTGACGGGCCGCGTCGCCGAGGGCAGGACCGCCTTCGACGTCCTCACCGCCTGCTTCCCGGCCGGCACGCTGTCCGGCGCGCCCAAGCCGCGGGCCATGCAGATCATCGAGGAGCTGGAGCCGTCCCGGCGCGGGCTGTACGGCGGGTGCGTCGGCTATCTCGACTTCGCCGGCGACTCCGACACCGCCATCGCCATCCGTACCGCCCTGCTCCGCGACGGCACCGCGTACGTGCAGGCCGGAGCCGGTGTCGTCGCCGACTCCGACCCGGTCGCCGAGGACAACGAATGCCGCAACAAGGCCGCCGCGGTACTTCGCGCCGTACACACCGCCAACCGGATGAACGGCGCATGA
- a CDS encoding TIGR02234 family membrane protein, with the protein MGYVSAVPVPQPRAARAGGAAASSGGRRSLAAALLLGALGATVVLLSAGQIWAEGTASVGGGTVPVEADGGAVTGVPTALAVVGLAALVAVFAVRRAGRTLVSGLLALSGAGAAVAAFLGASDNDALDAEAARITGDTAASVAGLTHTAWPYVAAGGALLILAAGLLALRFGKSWPAMGGRYERAGAPRAPRRATAAADRPEDLWKALDRGEDPTRED; encoded by the coding sequence GTGGGGTACGTGAGTGCTGTTCCCGTACCCCAGCCCCGAGCCGCACGCGCGGGCGGCGCGGCCGCCTCGTCCGGCGGCCGCCGCAGCCTGGCCGCGGCTCTCCTGCTCGGCGCCCTCGGTGCCACCGTCGTGCTGCTGTCCGCGGGCCAGATCTGGGCCGAGGGCACGGCGTCGGTCGGCGGCGGCACCGTGCCCGTCGAGGCCGACGGCGGCGCCGTCACCGGCGTACCGACGGCGCTCGCGGTCGTCGGCCTCGCCGCGCTCGTCGCCGTCTTCGCCGTCCGCCGGGCCGGACGCACCCTCGTCTCCGGCCTGCTCGCGCTCAGCGGCGCGGGCGCGGCGGTCGCCGCGTTCCTGGGCGCGTCCGACAACGACGCCCTGGACGCCGAGGCCGCCCGCATCACCGGCGACACCGCCGCCTCGGTGGCCGGCCTGACCCACACCGCCTGGCCGTACGTCGCCGCCGGCGGAGCGCTGCTCATCCTCGCCGCGGGCCTCCTCGCCCTGCGGTTCGGCAAGAGCTGGCCGGCGATGGGCGGGCGCTACGAGCGGGCCGGCGCGCCCCGCGCCCCGCGCAGGGCGACCGCCGCCGCCGACCGCCCCGAGGACCTGTGGAAGGCCCTGGACCGCGGTGAGGACCCGACGCGCGAGGACTGA
- a CDS encoding HGxxPAAW family protein: MAGSAHGHTPAAWTGVIISFIGFCVAGVFMVAANVAGFWAGMAVIALGGVVGLAMKAAGLGMPKESAAVVAARDEATAKVRA, from the coding sequence ATGGCGGGCAGCGCCCACGGACACACCCCGGCCGCCTGGACCGGTGTCATCATCTCCTTCATCGGCTTCTGCGTCGCCGGAGTCTTCATGGTGGCCGCCAACGTGGCCGGCTTCTGGGCCGGAATGGCCGTCATCGCCCTCGGCGGTGTCGTCGGCCTCGCGATGAAGGCCGCGGGCCTCGGCATGCCGAAGGAATCGGCGGCCGTCGTCGCCGCCCGCGACGAGGCGACGGCGAAGGTCCGCGCCTGA
- a CDS encoding DUF2752 domain-containing protein: MDAKPTAGAVTDDAPAPQPAPGRAEARWAGASARPQAPGDPGVPEVRTAAAPEALQAPHAPQAPHASEALGAAGGPYLPPGPPAPTPAPPRPLARRLVAPLGTLAGVAAAFAYVGTVDPNEPGHYPVCPLLRFTGVYCPGCGGLRSAHAFVHGELGTAFGANALAVVGYGLFAVVMALWLVRAVRGVPMRLAISPAWWWGIGAVLALFTLVRNLPFGSALAP, encoded by the coding sequence GTGGACGCGAAGCCGACGGCCGGAGCCGTGACCGACGATGCACCCGCACCGCAGCCCGCACCCGGCCGGGCCGAGGCCCGATGGGCGGGCGCTTCCGCGCGCCCGCAGGCCCCTGGGGACCCGGGCGTGCCCGAGGTCCGGACAGCAGCCGCCCCGGAGGCCTTGCAGGCTCCCCACGCCCCCCAGGCCCCCCATGCCTCCGAGGCCCTGGGAGCGGCCGGTGGGCCGTACCTGCCGCCCGGGCCGCCCGCCCCCACCCCCGCCCCTCCGCGGCCGCTCGCGCGGCGTCTGGTCGCCCCGCTCGGGACGCTCGCCGGGGTCGCCGCCGCCTTCGCCTACGTCGGCACCGTCGATCCCAACGAGCCCGGCCACTACCCGGTCTGCCCGCTGCTGCGCTTCACGGGCGTCTACTGTCCGGGCTGCGGCGGACTGCGCAGCGCCCACGCCTTCGTCCACGGCGAGCTCGGCACCGCGTTCGGCGCCAACGCCCTCGCCGTCGTCGGCTACGGACTCTTCGCCGTCGTCATGGCCCTCTGGCTGGTACGAGCCGTCCGGGGCGTCCCCATGCGGCTCGCGATCTCCCCTGCGTGGTGGTGGGGCATCGGCGCCGTCCTGGCCCTTTTCACCCTGGTGCGGAACCTTCCCTTCGGCTCCGCGCTCGCCCCATGA
- the trpC gene encoding indole-3-glycerol phosphate synthase TrpC has protein sequence MSVLDEIIEGVRADLAERQARVSLDELKERAAKAPQAKDGVAALRGEGVKVICEVKRSSPSKGALAAIADPAGLAADYEAGGAAVISVLTEERRFGGSLADLEAVRARVDIPVLRKDFIVTAYQLWEARAYGADLALLIVAALEQEALVSLIERAESIGLTPLVEVHDEEEVERAVDAGARIIGVNARNLKTLKVDRSTFERVAPEIPAGIVKVAESGVRGPHDLIAYANAGADAVLVGESLVTGRDPKAAVADLVAAGAHPALRHGRS, from the coding sequence GTGAGTGTGCTCGACGAGATCATCGAAGGCGTGCGCGCCGACCTCGCAGAGCGGCAGGCGCGGGTCTCCCTCGACGAGCTCAAGGAGCGCGCCGCCAAGGCGCCGCAGGCCAAGGACGGCGTCGCCGCACTGCGCGGCGAGGGCGTCAAGGTGATCTGCGAGGTCAAGCGCTCCAGCCCGTCCAAGGGCGCGCTCGCCGCCATCGCCGACCCGGCGGGTCTCGCCGCGGACTACGAGGCGGGCGGCGCCGCCGTCATCTCCGTGCTGACCGAGGAGCGCCGCTTCGGCGGTTCGCTCGCCGACCTGGAGGCCGTACGGGCCCGGGTCGACATCCCCGTCCTGCGCAAGGACTTCATCGTCACCGCGTACCAGCTGTGGGAGGCGCGGGCGTACGGAGCGGATCTCGCGCTCCTGATCGTCGCCGCCCTCGAGCAGGAGGCCCTGGTCTCCCTCATCGAGCGTGCCGAGTCCATCGGCCTGACGCCGCTGGTCGAGGTCCACGACGAGGAGGAGGTCGAGCGCGCGGTCGACGCCGGCGCCCGGATCATCGGCGTGAACGCGCGGAACCTCAAGACCCTCAAGGTCGACCGCTCCACCTTCGAGCGGGTCGCCCCGGAGATCCCGGCCGGCATCGTCAAGGTCGCCGAGTCCGGCGTCCGTGGGCCGCACGACCTCATCGCGTACGCCAACGCGGGCGCCGACGCGGTCCTGGTCGGCGAGTCCCTCGTGACCGGCCGCGACCCGAAGGCCGCCGTCGCCGACCTCGTCGCCGCCGGCGCCCACCCCGCCCTCCGTCACGGCCGGAGCTGA
- the trpM gene encoding tryptophan biosynthesis modulator TrpM: MTAPSRAMRTRLRTAAAPAHAPLARGCRPRGCRAPARRVHGRRVRYVIGDEPGQVNGMRWRPRRARVLTYSSNA; this comes from the coding sequence ATGACCGCCCCCAGCCGCGCGATGCGCACCCGGCTCCGTACCGCCGCCGCGCCCGCGCACGCCCCGCTGGCCCGGGGCTGCCGCCCGCGCGGCTGCCGGGCACCCGCCCGGCGCGTCCACGGCCGCCGCGTGCGGTACGTGATCGGCGACGAGCCCGGCCAGGTCAACGGCATGCGATGGCGCCCGCGCCGAGCGCGCGTCCTCACGTACAGCAGCAACGCCTAG
- the trpB gene encoding tryptophan synthase subunit beta, translating to MSSEFFIPDPEGQVPTAEGYFGAYGGKFIPEALVAAVDEVAVEYDKAKADPEFARELNDLMVNYTGRPSALTEVPRFAEHAGGARVFLKREDLNHTGSHKINNVLGQALLTKRMGKTRVIAETGAGQHGVATATACALFGLECTIYMGEIDTQRQALNVARMRMLGAEVIPVTSGSRTLKDAINEAFRDWVANVDRTHYLFGTVAGPHPFPAMVRDFHRVIGVEARRQILERAGRLPDAAVACVGGGSNAIGLFHAFIPDTGVRLIGCEPAGHGVETGEHAATLTAGEPGILHGSRSYVLQDDEGQITEPYSISAGLDYPGIGPEHSYLKDTGRGEYRAVTDDAAMQALRLLSRTEGIIPAIESAHALAGALEVGKELGPEGLLVVNLSGRGDKDMDTAARYFGLYDTAEGDAK from the coding sequence ATGTCCAGCGAGTTCTTCATTCCCGACCCCGAGGGTCAGGTCCCCACCGCCGAGGGCTACTTCGGTGCCTACGGCGGCAAGTTCATCCCGGAGGCCCTCGTCGCCGCCGTGGACGAGGTCGCCGTCGAGTACGACAAGGCCAAGGCCGACCCGGAGTTCGCGCGCGAGCTCAACGACCTCATGGTCAACTACACAGGCCGCCCGAGCGCCCTCACCGAGGTCCCCCGGTTCGCCGAACACGCGGGCGGTGCCCGGGTCTTCCTCAAGCGCGAGGACCTCAACCACACCGGCTCGCACAAGATCAACAACGTGCTCGGCCAGGCGCTGCTCACCAAGCGCATGGGCAAGACCCGCGTCATCGCCGAGACCGGAGCCGGCCAGCACGGCGTCGCCACCGCCACCGCCTGCGCCCTCTTCGGGCTCGAGTGCACCATCTACATGGGCGAGATCGACACCCAGCGCCAGGCGCTGAACGTCGCCCGGATGCGCATGCTCGGCGCCGAGGTCATCCCGGTGACGTCCGGCAGCCGCACCCTGAAGGACGCCATCAACGAGGCGTTCCGCGACTGGGTCGCCAACGTCGACCGCACCCACTACCTCTTCGGCACGGTCGCAGGCCCGCACCCGTTCCCCGCCATGGTCCGCGACTTCCACCGCGTCATCGGCGTCGAGGCCCGCCGCCAGATCCTGGAGCGCGCCGGCCGCCTCCCCGACGCGGCGGTCGCCTGCGTCGGCGGCGGCTCCAACGCCATCGGCCTCTTCCATGCCTTCATCCCGGACACCGGCGTCCGCCTCATCGGCTGCGAGCCGGCCGGCCACGGCGTCGAGACCGGCGAGCACGCCGCCACGCTGACCGCGGGCGAGCCCGGCATCCTGCACGGTTCTCGGTCGTACGTCCTCCAGGACGACGAGGGCCAGATCACCGAGCCGTACTCCATCTCGGCCGGCCTGGACTACCCGGGCATCGGCCCGGAGCACTCGTACCTCAAGGACACCGGCCGCGGCGAGTACCGCGCCGTCACCGACGACGCGGCCATGCAGGCGCTGCGGCTGCTCTCGCGCACCGAGGGCATCATCCCGGCCATCGAGTCGGCGCACGCCCTCGCGGGCGCGCTGGAGGTCGGCAAGGAACTGGGCCCCGAGGGCCTGCTCGTCGTCAACCTCTCCGGGCGCGGCGACAAGGACATGGACACCGCCGCCCGCTACTTCGGGCTGTACGACACCGCTGAGGGGGACGCGAAGTGA
- the trpA gene encoding tryptophan synthase subunit alpha translates to MSGNIQLLGDTLAKAKAENRAALIAYLPAGFPTVDGGIEAIKAVFDGGADVVEVGLPHSDPVLDGPVIQTADDIALRGGVKIADVMRTVREAFAATGKPVLVMTYWNPIDRYGVERFTEELAAAGGAGCILPDLPVQESATWREHADKHGLATVFVVAPSSKDERLATITAAGSGFVYAASLMGVTGTRESVGAEAADLVRRTRATSELPVCVGLGVSNAEQAKEVASFADGVIVGSAFVKRMLDADGEAAGLAAVRELAGELAEGVRRVS, encoded by the coding sequence GTGAGTGGCAACATCCAGCTGTTGGGCGACACCCTGGCCAAGGCCAAGGCCGAGAACCGCGCCGCCCTCATCGCCTACCTCCCGGCCGGATTCCCGACCGTGGACGGCGGCATCGAGGCGATCAAGGCCGTCTTCGACGGCGGCGCCGACGTCGTCGAGGTCGGCCTGCCGCACAGCGACCCGGTCCTCGACGGGCCCGTCATCCAGACCGCCGACGACATCGCCCTGCGGGGCGGCGTCAAGATCGCCGACGTGATGCGTACGGTGCGCGAGGCGTTCGCGGCCACCGGGAAGCCGGTCCTGGTCATGACGTACTGGAACCCGATCGACCGCTACGGCGTCGAGCGGTTCACCGAGGAGCTGGCCGCGGCCGGCGGCGCGGGCTGCATCCTGCCCGACCTGCCGGTCCAGGAGTCCGCGACCTGGCGCGAGCACGCCGACAAGCACGGTCTCGCCACCGTCTTCGTCGTCGCGCCCAGCAGCAAGGACGAGCGGCTCGCCACCATCACGGCCGCCGGCTCCGGCTTCGTCTACGCCGCCTCCCTCATGGGCGTCACGGGCACCCGCGAGTCGGTCGGCGCCGAGGCCGCCGATCTCGTACGCCGCACCCGCGCCACCTCCGAACTGCCCGTGTGCGTCGGGCTCGGCGTCTCCAACGCCGAGCAGGCGAAGGAGGTCGCGAGCTTCGCCGACGGCGTCATCGTCGGCTCCGCGTTCGTCAAGCGGATGCTCGACGCCGACGGCGAGGCCGCCGGACTCGCCGCCGTAAGGGAACTGGCGGGCGAACTCGCCGAGGGCGTGCGCCGCGTTTCGTAA
- a CDS encoding DsbA family protein gives MSQKNSDGNRSARERLQQQREREKAREKQRRVLIVSAAVVGVLGLAAVVGVIAANTGDKDGGSDKAGPVVTPSGATTDDKPAIPTGKTDAPSTLAIWEDFRCPACASFENAFRDTIHELEAAGAIKAEYHLATLIDRNMGGSGSLRAANAAACAQDAGKFTAYHDVLYINQPQETDDAFGQNSKLIELAAKVPGLDTPAFRSCVEDGTHDSWVGKSNEAFVKGDFRGTPSVLLNGESIFPTKGNEQISPENLKKWVAEANKGKKPGTASPAAAPAAG, from the coding sequence GTGAGCCAGAAGAACAGTGACGGTAATCGGAGCGCGCGGGAGCGCCTCCAGCAGCAGCGCGAGCGAGAGAAGGCGCGGGAGAAGCAGCGACGCGTCCTGATCGTGTCGGCCGCGGTCGTCGGCGTCCTCGGCCTGGCCGCGGTCGTCGGAGTGATCGCGGCCAACACGGGCGACAAGGACGGCGGCTCCGACAAGGCGGGCCCGGTCGTCACCCCGAGCGGGGCGACCACGGACGACAAGCCCGCGATCCCCACGGGGAAGACGGACGCCCCGTCCACGCTCGCGATCTGGGAGGACTTCCGCTGCCCGGCCTGCGCCTCGTTCGAGAACGCGTTCCGGGACACCATCCACGAGCTGGAGGCGGCGGGCGCGATCAAGGCGGAGTACCACCTCGCCACCCTGATCGACAGGAACATGGGCGGCAGCGGCTCCCTGCGCGCCGCGAACGCGGCGGCGTGCGCCCAGGACGCCGGAAAGTTCACCGCCTACCACGACGTCCTGTACATCAACCAGCCGCAGGAGACCGACGACGCCTTCGGTCAGAACAGCAAGCTGATCGAGCTGGCGGCGAAGGTACCGGGGCTCGACACGCCCGCCTTCCGCAGCTGCGTCGAGGACGGCACCCATGACAGCTGGGTCGGGAAGTCCAACGAGGCCTTCGTGAAGGGCGACTTCCGCGGCACGCCGTCCGTGCTCCTCAACGGAGAATCGATCTTCCCGACCAAGGGGAACGAGCAGATCTCCCCGGAGAACCTGAAGAAGTGGGTCGCCGAGGCCAACAAGGGCAAGAAGCCGGGTACGGCCTCTCCGGCCGCCGCTCCCGCCGCCGGCTGA
- the lgt gene encoding prolipoprotein diacylglyceryl transferase has translation MDLAYIPSPSTGVLHLGPVPLRGYAFCIIIGVFVAVWYGNKRWIARGGKAGTVADIAVWAVPFGLVGGRLYHVITDYQLYFSEGENWVDAFKIWEGGLGIWGAIALGAVGAWIACRRRGIPLPAYADAIAPGIAFAQAIGRWGNWFNQELYGKPTDLPWGLEITASANREAGVYHPTFLYESLWCVGVALLVIWADRRFKLGHGRAFALYVAAYCTGRAWIEYMRVDEAHHVLGLRLNVWTSIVVFLLAVTYIVVSSRVRPGREEIVEPETGKGKAPEAVADAETETETEGDDAPAAEAVEPVEDAVPDAVEDASTGSDQPASNGADKS, from the coding sequence ATGGACCTTGCCTACATTCCCAGCCCGTCGACCGGTGTCCTCCACCTCGGACCGGTTCCGCTGCGCGGCTACGCCTTCTGCATCATCATCGGTGTCTTCGTCGCCGTCTGGTACGGCAACAAGCGCTGGATCGCCCGGGGCGGCAAAGCCGGCACCGTGGCCGACATCGCCGTCTGGGCGGTGCCCTTCGGCCTCGTCGGCGGCCGGCTCTACCACGTGATCACCGACTACCAGCTGTACTTCAGCGAGGGTGAGAACTGGGTCGACGCCTTCAAGATCTGGGAGGGCGGCCTCGGTATCTGGGGCGCCATCGCGCTCGGCGCGGTGGGCGCCTGGATCGCCTGCCGCCGGCGCGGCATCCCGCTGCCCGCCTACGCGGACGCCATCGCCCCCGGCATCGCCTTCGCCCAGGCCATCGGCCGCTGGGGCAACTGGTTCAACCAGGAGCTGTACGGCAAGCCGACCGATCTGCCGTGGGGCCTGGAGATCACCGCGAGCGCGAACCGCGAGGCCGGGGTCTACCACCCGACCTTCCTGTACGAGTCGCTGTGGTGCGTCGGCGTCGCGCTCCTGGTCATCTGGGCCGACCGCCGCTTCAAGCTCGGCCACGGGCGGGCCTTCGCGCTGTACGTCGCCGCGTACTGCACGGGCCGGGCCTGGATCGAGTACATGCGGGTCGACGAGGCGCACCACGTGCTCGGCCTGCGTCTGAACGTCTGGACGTCGATCGTCGTCTTCCTCCTGGCCGTCACCTACATCGTCGTCTCGTCGCGCGTCCGTCCGGGCCGGGAAGAGATCGTCGAGCCGGAGACGGGCAAGGGCAAGGCCCCCGAGGCCGTCGCCGACGCCGAGACCGAGACCGAGACCGAGGGCGACGACGCGCCCGCGGCCGAGGCCGTCGAGCCCGTCGAGGACGCCGTCCCGGATGCGGTCGAGGACGCGTCGACGGGCTCTGACCAGCCCGCCAGCAACGGTGCCGACAAGAGCTGA
- a CDS encoding HpcH/HpaI aldolase/citrate lyase family protein has product MTFPLTWLYAPGDRPSVVGKALVSGADVVIVDLEDAVAPDRKAYALAATVDLLADPPPVPVHVRIHSARDIPSLAPLPGLGGFRVPKVTHATDIHRIAEAVPGVPLYPLLENALAVERAYAIASAHPAVHGIALGEADLRADLGVRDDSGLDWPRSRLVVAARAAALPPPAQSVHPDIRDLDSLAASCARGRALGFLGRAAIHPRQLPVIEQAYLPTPDEVAAAEEVVKAAEAQEGALALPDGRFVDAAVVEGARRVLTLAARA; this is encoded by the coding sequence ATGACCTTCCCCCTCACCTGGCTGTACGCCCCCGGGGACCGCCCCTCCGTCGTCGGCAAGGCCCTGGTCTCGGGCGCGGACGTGGTGATCGTCGATCTGGAGGACGCGGTGGCGCCGGACCGCAAGGCCTACGCCCTGGCCGCCACCGTCGACCTGCTCGCCGACCCCCCTCCCGTACCGGTCCATGTCCGTATCCACTCGGCACGCGACATCCCCTCATTGGCGCCCCTCCCCGGCCTCGGCGGATTCCGTGTCCCCAAGGTGACACACGCCACTGACATCCACCGGATCGCCGAAGCGGTCCCCGGCGTTCCGCTCTACCCCCTCCTGGAGAACGCCCTCGCCGTCGAGCGGGCGTACGCCATCGCCTCCGCCCACCCGGCGGTCCACGGCATCGCCCTCGGCGAGGCGGATCTCCGCGCCGATCTGGGCGTACGGGACGACAGCGGCCTCGACTGGCCGCGCAGCCGTCTCGTGGTCGCCGCCCGCGCGGCGGCCCTCCCGCCGCCGGCCCAGTCGGTCCACCCCGACATCCGCGACCTGGACAGTCTGGCGGCCAGCTGCGCGCGGGGCCGCGCGCTGGGCTTCCTGGGACGGGCGGCGATCCACCCCCGCCAGCTCCCGGTCATCGAGCAGGCGTATCTGCCCACGCCCGACGAGGTCGCCGCGGCCGAGGAGGTCGTCAAGGCGGCGGAGGCGCAGGAGGGCGCCCTGGCCCTCCCGGACGGCCGCTTCGTCGACGCGGCGGTGGTGGAGGGCGCCCGCCGCGTCCTGACGCTGGCGGCCAGAGCCTGA
- a CDS encoding CaiB/BaiF CoA transferase family protein — MTRTPDSTPPLHGLRVLDLATLFAGPLAAMMLGDFGADVIKIEHPRKPDPSRGHGPAKDGVGLWWKVLGRNKRTITLDLSTHGGRDTLLRLAADADVIVENFRPGTLERWGLGWEELSTVNPELVLARVTGFGQFGPYSHRPGFGTLAEAMSGFAAITGEPDGPPTLPPFGLADSIAALATAYAVMTALTARTTTGRGQVVDMAIIEPMLSVIGPHPLWYDQLGYVQPRTGNRSRNNAPRNTYRTADDSWVAVSTSAQSIAERVMRLVGRPELIDEPWFADGTGRAAHADVLDEAVGSWIARHTRDEAMAAFEKAEAAIAPVYDIRDVMTDPQYRALDTVTKVPDPELGPIRMQNVLFRLSETPGAIRWAGRPHGADTAEVLTELGLTPAEIGALRGEGAV; from the coding sequence ATGACCCGTACCCCCGACAGCACACCGCCCCTCCACGGTCTGCGCGTCCTCGACCTCGCCACGCTCTTCGCCGGGCCTCTCGCCGCGATGATGCTCGGCGACTTCGGCGCCGACGTCATCAAGATCGAGCACCCCCGCAAGCCCGACCCGTCCCGCGGCCACGGCCCCGCCAAGGACGGCGTCGGTCTGTGGTGGAAGGTCCTGGGCCGCAACAAGCGGACCATCACCCTCGATCTCTCCACCCACGGCGGCCGCGACACCCTCCTGCGTCTCGCCGCCGACGCCGACGTGATCGTGGAGAACTTCCGCCCCGGCACCCTCGAACGCTGGGGCCTCGGCTGGGAGGAACTGTCCACCGTCAACCCGGAGCTGGTCCTGGCCCGGGTCACCGGCTTCGGCCAGTTCGGCCCGTACTCCCACCGTCCCGGCTTCGGCACCCTCGCCGAGGCGATGAGCGGCTTCGCCGCGATCACCGGCGAACCGGACGGCCCGCCCACGCTTCCCCCCTTCGGTCTGGCCGACTCGATCGCCGCCCTGGCGACGGCGTACGCGGTGATGACCGCGCTCACCGCCAGGACCACCACCGGCCGCGGCCAGGTCGTCGACATGGCGATCATCGAACCGATGCTCTCCGTCATCGGGCCCCACCCCCTCTGGTACGACCAGCTCGGTTACGTCCAGCCCCGCACCGGCAACCGCTCCCGCAACAACGCCCCCCGCAACACGTACCGCACGGCCGACGACTCCTGGGTCGCCGTGTCGACCTCCGCCCAGTCGATCGCCGAACGCGTGATGCGGCTGGTCGGACGCCCCGAGCTGATCGACGAGCCGTGGTTCGCCGACGGCACGGGCCGGGCCGCGCACGCGGACGTCCTCGACGAGGCCGTCGGCTCCTGGATCGCCCGCCACACCCGGGACGAGGCCATGGCCGCCTTCGAGAAGGCGGAGGCGGCGATCGCCCCCGTCTACGACATCCGGGACGTGATGACCGATCCGCAGTACCGCGCCCTGGACACCGTCACGAAGGTCCCCGACCCCGAACTGGGCCCGATCCGCATGCAGAACGTCCTCTTCCGGCTCTCCGAGACCCCCGGCGCGATCCGCTGGGCCGGCCGGCCGCACGGCGCGGACACGGCCGAGGTCCTCACCGAACTCGGCCTCACCCCCGCCGAGATCGGCGCCCTGCGCGGCGAAGGAGCCGTATGA